One genomic window of Planctomycetia bacterium includes the following:
- a CDS encoding division/cell wall cluster transcriptional repressor MraZ, translating into MLLTGTYQRSVDDKLRIAIPKRLRDVLGSSVERGLFITPGTDGSLALYTEEVLTRLAERLAVASPTQQDVRAFNRLFYAQAEWAEVDGQGRVRIPTALAKSAGIADDVVLLGVQDHLELWDVARWQAYFEGRVAQYDELAEKAFSPKTSGET; encoded by the coding sequence ATGTTGCTCACCGGCACTTACCAACGCTCGGTGGACGACAAGCTTCGCATCGCGATTCCCAAACGACTCCGGGACGTCTTGGGCAGCAGCGTGGAACGCGGCCTGTTCATCACTCCCGGCACGGACGGTTCTCTGGCTTTGTACACGGAGGAGGTGCTCACCCGACTCGCCGAACGCCTGGCGGTCGCTTCTCCCACGCAACAGGACGTGCGCGCGTTCAACCGGCTCTTCTACGCCCAAGCGGAATGGGCTGAAGTGGATGGCCAGGGCCGCGTGCGAATCCCGACAGCCCTCGCGAAGTCGGCCGGCATCGCCGACGATGTCGTGCTGCTGGGGGTTCAAGATCACCTGGAGCTTTGGGACGTGGCCCGCTGGCAAGCGTACTTCGAAGGTCGGGTAGCCCAGTACGACGAGCTCGCGGAAAAGGCATTCTCGCCCAAGACAAGCGGCGAGACGTGA
- a CDS encoding glycosyltransferase encodes MYHIAFCTTELRNGGAERCLVELATRLDRSRFRCSVVSLAPPPSDVARSLAPRLEAAGVPVQFLNVTRTTQAWRALRELTRIWRRDTPDLVQTFLFHANLIGRLAASRAGVPHIVSGIRVAERRSRWRLRLERWTAGSVERHVCVSESVAMFSRDVGGLPADHIDVIPNGIDVRTYENISPATLTSLGVQQGRRIVVCIGRLDPQKGQPWLLDHASDWLKQLPEHDLVFVGDGPDRAPLTSKIASLGLQDRVHLVGFRADVPAILAAAELLLLPSAWEGMPNVVLEAMAAGRAVVARDVEGVQELLGTTPKSPQITPAHEPQLLSQQVVAILSNPRLRESLGEQNRMRAEREFSLESMVQRYDQLYTSLLMRQEKK; translated from the coding sequence GCTTTCTGCACGACCGAACTGCGTAACGGCGGCGCCGAGCGTTGTTTGGTGGAGTTGGCGACTCGACTGGATCGCAGCAGGTTCCGTTGCAGTGTCGTTAGCCTCGCGCCACCGCCGAGCGATGTTGCACGCAGCTTGGCGCCACGTCTGGAAGCCGCTGGCGTGCCCGTTCAGTTCCTCAACGTCACGCGCACTACACAGGCCTGGCGAGCCTTGCGCGAGCTCACGCGCATCTGGCGGCGCGATACGCCTGACCTCGTGCAGACGTTTCTGTTTCATGCGAATCTGATTGGTCGTCTCGCGGCCTCGCGCGCCGGCGTCCCGCATATCGTCTCGGGCATTCGCGTTGCCGAACGGCGCTCGCGCTGGCGATTGCGTCTCGAACGCTGGACCGCCGGAAGTGTCGAGCGTCACGTCTGCGTGAGTGAATCGGTCGCGATGTTTTCTCGCGATGTCGGCGGGTTGCCGGCGGATCACATCGACGTGATTCCGAACGGTATCGACGTACGAACATATGAAAACATTTCACCAGCGACGTTAACTTCACTTGGCGTACAACAAGGCCGCCGCATCGTGGTGTGCATTGGCCGGCTCGATCCACAGAAGGGGCAACCCTGGTTGTTGGATCACGCCAGTGACTGGCTGAAACAACTACCGGAACACGACCTCGTGTTCGTGGGCGACGGGCCGGATCGCGCACCCTTGACGTCGAAGATTGCGTCGCTTGGCCTGCAGGATCGCGTGCATTTGGTGGGCTTTCGGGCGGATGTTCCGGCCATCCTCGCCGCCGCGGAACTTCTGCTACTCCCATCCGCCTGGGAAGGGATGCCGAACGTCGTGCTGGAAGCCATGGCCGCCGGCCGGGCGGTCGTCGCGCGGGACGTGGAGGGCGTCCAAGAACTGCTTGGGACGACGCCAAAATCGCCTCAAATAACGCCCGCCCATGAGCCGCAACTCCTTTCACAGCAAGTAGTTGCCATACTCAGCAACCCTCGCTTGCGTGAGTCTTTGGGGGAGCAAAATCGAATGCGCGCCGAGCGCGAATTCTCCCTCGAAAGTATGGTGCAACGCTACGACCAGCTCTACACGAGCCTGCTGATGCGCCAAGAGAAAAAATAA